TTCCCATCGTAGCCCGCTATCCTGCCCTCACCAAAGCGGCCAAAAAGATCCCCCAGCAGGTCCTCACCGTGGATATGGCCCCCAGTGTTCTGGAGCTTTGCGGCGCTCCCGCCCTCCCCAAAATCCATGGCAAATCCTGGGCCAAACTTGTCAAAGAAGGCGACCCCGACTGGCGCAAAAGCTGGTTCTACCACTACAACTACGAGAAACAGTTCCCCTACACCCCCAACGTCCGTGCCATCCGCACCGACGAGTGGAAATACATCCATTACCCCCATGGCAACGGCAGCCCCGACCGCCACCTCGCCGAGCTTTACAATCTGAAGGACGATCCCGGCGAAACCAAAAATCTCATCGGCAAGCCCGAACTCGCCAGCAAAGTCGCCAAGCTCCAGGCAGAGCTCGCCAAGCTCATGGCCGCCACCGGCCTCACCCCCGCCACCGACAAGATGCCCCTGGACGAAGGAATCAAAACCGCCCTCCCCGACGCCAAAATCCGCTGATCCAGCAAGGAGATGCCTTGCCAAGCGCCCTCTTACCCTGCCGCCAGGTGACCCCGCCCGCCAATCCTTGCACTCGCAGTTGCGAAGCATCCCTGAGTGCGGGGGAAGAGAAGCCCGGAGCCATCGGGCTTCGGCGACACCGCTTTCACCGGAGCGGATAATGTCCCTCCTCCCCCCCATCCGCCTGAAAGGCCCTGGCCAAACGACCTCCCTTGGTCACACCACCCGTTAGGCCATCAACTGCCTCCAAAGAAAAGCGGTGTGGCGCTCAATCGCTTCTCCGTCCTCCGTCATTCGTCATTCGTCATTCGTCATTCTGCCCCCCTTCTCTCTCACCGCCTCCGCCAGCAGCTCCCTCAGCGTCTCCTTGGAAAACGGCTTCAAAAGATGATGCCTGAACCCAGCCTCCCGGCTCTTGGCCCGGTCGCTTGCCATCCCATAGCCGCTCATGGCGATGGCATACACAGTCTGCTTCAGCCTGACTTCCTTCAGTAACTGCCAGCCGTCCCCGTCTGGCAGCCCGATGTCAGAGATCAGCACATCGCAGCCGGCAGCGGGCAGGTCCTCCAGCGCCTGCCTCATGCTCGTCGCACAGAGCACCTGATGGCCTTGCTTCACCAATTGCCGGGTCAGATACTTCAGGG
This portion of the Prosthecobacter sp. SYSU 5D2 genome encodes:
- a CDS encoding response regulator, whose translation is MSDALNSSSDNTLCIFVVEDNADTLKYLTRQLVKQGHQVLCATSMRQALEDLPAAGCDVLISDIGLPDGDGWQLLKEVRLKQTVYAIAMSGYGMASDRAKSREAGFRHHLLKPFSKETLRELLAEAVREKGGRMTNDE